Proteins from a single region of Bdellovibrio bacteriovorus HD100:
- a CDS encoding Crp/Fnr family transcriptional regulator, producing MESQTILNGGVNSLGFMGGQNLSIPNTSNVPYEVIHLKEEEMIFKEGEPAKGLYYVQSGCVKVVVNRSHARGRTTTNEYVTKLVSPGEYFGYKALVKGAVTQSHAKAVKSTVLWLYPRELIQVAMAQSSPLIKLLLNQAVNDLESFETISQLHYLASVQERIAYQLVLLADRFGVQTPNGISLNLKLTRNEFAQLASTINESLSRHLTEFKNEGLIDLNGKEIIIKNKDGLMRRSGNF from the coding sequence ATGGAATCTCAGACAATACTCAACGGCGGAGTAAACTCCCTTGGTTTTATGGGTGGTCAAAACCTAAGTATTCCAAATACTTCAAACGTTCCCTATGAAGTCATTCATCTTAAAGAAGAGGAGATGATCTTCAAAGAAGGGGAGCCGGCGAAGGGTCTATATTACGTTCAGTCGGGATGTGTTAAAGTTGTTGTAAATCGATCCCACGCGCGCGGCCGCACCACGACTAACGAATACGTGACGAAGCTTGTATCACCAGGAGAATACTTTGGCTACAAGGCACTTGTGAAAGGTGCTGTAACACAAAGTCATGCCAAAGCTGTGAAATCCACGGTTCTTTGGTTGTATCCACGCGAACTTATTCAAGTGGCGATGGCACAATCCAGCCCGCTGATTAAGTTGCTTTTGAATCAGGCCGTTAACGACCTGGAATCTTTCGAAACCATCAGTCAGCTTCACTACCTGGCATCTGTTCAGGAACGTATTGCTTATCAACTGGTGCTTTTGGCAGACAGATTCGGGGTTCAAACACCGAACGGTATTTCTTTGAATTTGAAACTGACAAGAAATGAGTTCGCTCAGCTTGCCAGCACGATCAATGAGTCCTTGTCTCGTCATTTGACAGAGTTTAAAAACGAAGGCCTTATCGACCTCAATGGTAAAGAAATCATCATTAAGAACAAAGACGGTCTGATGAGAAGATCAGGCAATTTCTAG
- a CDS encoding methyltransferase domain-containing protein — MSFSKWEALMSWGEYYEKMKGMPPRPLLTRALELMPEDQVKIALDLGCGIGTDSMHLLQKGWRVTAVEKEPEGVSLLKSQLDVTVSSNLRIIQSSFEALDSLPVVNFVYASLSLPFCQQGSFPGFWKIVESSFSDNCFFAANFFGPEDDWVRPRGCTGHSEAEIRELLHDFEILYLHERKELGPTATSGDKFWHLYSVIAQRK; from the coding sequence ATGAGTTTTAGCAAATGGGAGGCTTTGATGTCCTGGGGTGAATACTATGAAAAGATGAAGGGCATGCCTCCGCGCCCGTTGCTAACTCGAGCTCTGGAGCTGATGCCTGAAGACCAAGTCAAAATCGCGCTGGATCTGGGATGTGGAATCGGAACAGATTCTATGCATCTGTTGCAAAAGGGGTGGCGGGTGACGGCAGTGGAAAAAGAGCCTGAAGGCGTTTCACTTCTTAAATCCCAACTCGATGTGACTGTGTCATCCAACCTGCGAATCATTCAGTCTTCTTTTGAAGCTCTGGATTCTTTGCCAGTTGTCAATTTTGTGTATGCAAGTCTAAGTCTGCCTTTTTGCCAGCAGGGAAGCTTTCCTGGATTCTGGAAAATCGTAGAGAGCTCTTTTTCTGATAATTGCTTTTTTGCCGCAAACTTTTTTGGTCCCGAAGATGACTGGGTTCGCCCTCGCGGCTGTACGGGGCACAGTGAAGCTGAAATCCGCGAGTTGCTTCACGATTTTGAAATTCTGTATCTGCACGAACGAAAAGAACTCGGACCAACAGCCACCAGTGGTGACAAGTTCTGGCACCTGTATTCGGTGATTGCCCAAAGAAAGTAG
- a CDS encoding phospholipase D family protein has protein sequence MLGLSAGCASLPANTNRPYSEALPPDPKTPLAQATETQIKGHPGQSGFYPLASGLEALVARMAAVVVSDRSIDLQYYIWENDLTGRMLLHEVLRAADRGVRVRVLLDDLNQSRYEKGLAILDYHPNVEVRMANPFAGRTWKILDAMRFSTVNRRMHNKVFVVDNQTAIVGGRNIGDEYFGASEEMNFGDFDLWAIGPVVQELSRHFDTYWNSEIAYPISVLVKGFKPTLEDLQKLKDDAAAAITEAEKTQYADALKETPIVKKFTHEPMKLYWGKADVVMDPPEKFHQDSKDQVDNLARQLYPLIEKTEKELILVSPYFVPGKKGVKFFKHLNDRGVQSLVLTNSLASSDVATVFSGYKGYRKDLLDQGVSLYELKPNSPTTTPKKNRVGSSFSSAGLHGKIFVFDRKKVFVGSMNLDPRSATLNSEMGVVVDSPELAEMISTNLIAHLRRDSYQVLLNEKNNLIWKTTDDCGLEHVFSKDPETSWWKRFKASLSAIFIPESWL, from the coding sequence TTGCTTGGACTTTCTGCAGGGTGTGCCTCACTTCCTGCGAATACAAACCGGCCCTACTCTGAAGCCCTGCCTCCCGATCCCAAGACCCCGTTGGCTCAAGCCACAGAAACTCAGATCAAAGGTCATCCTGGTCAGTCCGGCTTCTATCCTCTGGCATCGGGTCTGGAGGCCCTGGTGGCGCGCATGGCGGCTGTCGTCGTTTCTGATCGCAGCATCGATCTGCAGTACTATATCTGGGAAAATGATCTGACCGGACGAATGCTGTTGCATGAGGTCTTGCGGGCCGCCGACCGCGGTGTGCGGGTGCGTGTCCTGCTCGATGACTTAAATCAGAGCCGCTACGAAAAGGGCCTTGCGATTCTGGATTATCACCCGAACGTCGAAGTGCGCATGGCCAACCCTTTCGCCGGTCGCACTTGGAAAATTCTAGATGCCATGCGCTTTTCCACTGTCAATCGACGCATGCACAACAAAGTCTTTGTCGTCGACAACCAGACCGCGATTGTCGGCGGGCGCAATATCGGGGATGAATACTTCGGTGCCAGTGAAGAGATGAATTTTGGTGACTTCGACCTGTGGGCCATCGGCCCGGTGGTGCAGGAACTGTCGCGACATTTTGATACATACTGGAACAGCGAAATCGCTTATCCCATATCTGTTCTAGTTAAGGGATTCAAACCCACCCTTGAAGACCTGCAAAAACTGAAAGACGACGCCGCTGCCGCCATCACTGAAGCCGAAAAGACCCAGTATGCCGACGCCCTCAAAGAAACCCCGATAGTGAAAAAGTTCACCCACGAGCCAATGAAACTTTACTGGGGAAAAGCCGACGTGGTGATGGATCCCCCCGAGAAATTCCACCAGGACTCCAAAGACCAGGTCGACAATCTCGCACGACAACTTTATCCCCTGATAGAAAAGACTGAAAAAGAGCTGATTCTGGTTTCGCCATACTTCGTTCCCGGCAAGAAGGGTGTGAAGTTCTTCAAACATTTAAACGACCGAGGCGTTCAATCGCTGGTTCTGACCAATTCACTGGCCTCCAGCGATGTCGCCACGGTGTTTTCCGGGTACAAGGGCTATCGCAAAGACTTGCTGGATCAAGGTGTCAGCCTGTATGAACTAAAACCCAACAGCCCCACGACCACACCCAAAAAGAATCGTGTCGGTTCAAGTTTTTCCAGCGCCGGTCTGCACGGAAAGATCTTTGTTTTCGACCGAAAAAAGGTTTTTGTCGGATCCATGAATCTGGATCCCCGCTCGGCCACTTTAAACAGTGAAATGGGGGTCGTCGTGGACAGCCCCGAGCTGGCTGAAATGATCAGCACGAATCTAATCGCCCATCTTCGTAGGGACAGCTATCAGGTTTTGCTGAATGAAAAAAACAATCTGATCTGGAAAACCACCGATGACTGCGGGCTGGAACATGTCTTTAGCAAAGATCCGGAAACCAGCTGGTGGAAGAGATTTAAAGCCAGCCTCAGCGCGATTTTCATTCCCGAATCCTGGTTGTAA
- a CDS encoding S8 family serine peptidase has product MKAFVFLALTFGLTSAFASPFTNTDSLKNSLGFTPYYSSQNPGRKLKVAVLDKGFFGYEKEIGRTLPAGTRYVAGPVANPENLKVVHGLKMAQILTAMMTNDLRASQWMPELTLYNAFGYSNFKAAIDDVIARQYDLVLYSEVWEYGGNGDGGGFINAEVNRATRAGVIWVNAAGNFALTTYNGPLTTVQDNWVLLPDQNNALALRCQAAAGKKCSAKIVLSWNDFKDDVEEGTTKDLDLALTDDMLNVIQNSALKQSDNRNEGRPGFSKYPREIISAELSPGLYFLRVKNRSNNFTNRDQLRITADGDGLVMPSHSRGESILNPADNPTVITVGASDSDRSSTSFFKDKPDLLAPSSIKLSDGTEYRGSSNSAAIVAAGLGILKSREPRMTRKDLLDAVSSKHNWEQRGLSLNLLGFGPTGPNCFVDVAFNPIPEQIRDVVARGGVPVQTTAAIRVMVAFDPILLVPGLNRQLLNDMIVALPQGGYGIFNRRAMIPPGAVEVFQRPLEAGLCRPTPVNGKNFRL; this is encoded by the coding sequence ATGAAAGCATTCGTTTTTCTCGCTTTAACTTTTGGTCTGACCTCTGCCTTTGCGTCTCCATTCACTAATACGGATTCATTGAAAAATTCATTGGGGTTTACGCCGTATTATTCTTCGCAGAATCCAGGGCGCAAGTTGAAGGTTGCGGTTCTTGATAAAGGTTTCTTTGGGTATGAGAAAGAGATTGGGCGTACTTTGCCGGCGGGGACTCGGTATGTTGCCGGGCCGGTGGCGAATCCTGAGAATTTGAAGGTCGTGCATGGGTTGAAGATGGCGCAGATTCTGACGGCCATGATGACGAATGATCTGCGTGCTTCTCAGTGGATGCCCGAGCTGACTTTGTATAATGCTTTTGGGTATTCCAATTTCAAAGCGGCTATTGATGATGTGATTGCTCGTCAATATGACCTGGTTCTTTATTCTGAGGTTTGGGAATACGGTGGCAATGGGGATGGTGGTGGCTTTATCAATGCTGAGGTCAACCGTGCCACTCGTGCGGGTGTCATTTGGGTGAATGCGGCTGGTAACTTTGCTTTGACCACTTACAATGGGCCGCTGACGACTGTTCAGGATAATTGGGTTTTGTTGCCGGATCAGAACAATGCTCTGGCTTTGCGCTGTCAGGCGGCGGCTGGGAAAAAATGTTCGGCGAAGATTGTTCTTTCCTGGAATGACTTCAAAGATGATGTTGAAGAAGGCACCACCAAGGATCTGGATTTAGCTCTGACTGATGACATGCTGAATGTGATTCAGAACAGCGCCTTGAAACAATCGGACAACCGCAATGAAGGTCGTCCGGGCTTTTCCAAGTACCCGCGTGAAATCATTTCTGCCGAACTTTCTCCGGGGCTTTATTTCCTGCGTGTGAAAAACAGATCCAACAATTTCACCAACCGGGATCAATTGCGTATCACGGCTGATGGTGATGGTTTGGTAATGCCTTCCCATTCCCGTGGTGAAAGTATCTTGAATCCTGCTGACAACCCGACGGTGATCACGGTGGGTGCAAGTGATTCGGACCGTTCTTCGACTTCGTTCTTTAAAGACAAACCCGATCTTCTGGCGCCTTCTTCCATCAAGCTGTCTGATGGCACTGAATATCGTGGAAGTTCCAATTCCGCGGCGATTGTGGCTGCAGGTTTGGGAATTTTGAAATCCCGCGAACCACGCATGACTCGCAAAGATTTACTGGATGCTGTCAGCTCCAAACACAACTGGGAACAGCGTGGATTGTCTTTGAACTTGTTGGGCTTTGGTCCGACAGGTCCCAACTGTTTTGTTGATGTGGCCTTCAATCCAATCCCGGAACAAATCCGTGATGTCGTTGCTCGTGGGGGTGTACCCGTGCAAACCACGGCAGCCATTCGTGTGATGGTGGCATTTGATCCCATCTTGCTGGTTCCGGGTCTGAACCGTCAGCTTTTGAATGACATGATCGTGGCTTTGCCTCAGGGCGGATACGGCATCTTCAATCGCCGCGCGATGATTCCTCCGGGTGCGGTCGAAGTCTTCCAGCGTCCACTGGAGGCAGGTCTTTGCCGTCCGACTCCGGTCAACGGCAAGAACTTCCGTCTGTAG
- the tsaA gene encoding tRNA (N6-threonylcarbamoyladenosine(37)-N6)-methyltransferase TrmO, which translates to MEPIGYLESCFKDKFGTPRQPGLVKRAEARLKIRADLQPEESLQGLEGFSHVWLIWVFHQNKVARFHAKVHPPRLGGESMGLFATRTPHRPNPIGLSLVELVRVEKDGIVVAGADLVDGTPILDIKPYLPEVEAIPTARTGWPAEIAKNPITVTFDDKAEQLLQEWQVRNPDKALREVIEETLKQDPRPVVYRGFEEGDSPYRSSHAVRLYDVDVHFKFESPTQVRVFDILFMHN; encoded by the coding sequence ATGGAACCTATTGGCTACTTGGAGTCTTGCTTTAAAGATAAATTTGGAACACCGCGACAGCCTGGACTTGTTAAGCGGGCTGAAGCACGTCTGAAAATCCGCGCGGATCTTCAGCCGGAGGAATCTTTGCAAGGGCTTGAGGGCTTCAGTCATGTATGGCTGATTTGGGTCTTCCATCAAAACAAAGTGGCGCGCTTCCATGCGAAAGTGCATCCGCCGCGTTTGGGTGGGGAAAGCATGGGGTTGTTTGCGACCCGCACTCCGCATCGTCCGAATCCGATCGGGCTGTCTTTGGTGGAACTGGTGCGCGTGGAAAAAGACGGCATCGTGGTCGCCGGAGCGGACCTGGTGGATGGCACTCCGATTTTGGATATCAAACCTTATCTGCCTGAGGTCGAAGCCATTCCCACGGCCCGCACAGGCTGGCCGGCCGAGATCGCCAAGAACCCGATCACAGTGACATTCGACGACAAGGCCGAGCAACTTTTACAAGAGTGGCAGGTAAGAAACCCTGACAAGGCTTTGCGTGAGGTGATTGAAGAAACCCTGAAGCAGGATCCGCGTCCTGTCGTTTATCGTGGTTTTGAAGAGGGAGATTCCCCTTATAGAAGCTCGCACGCAGTCCGTTTGTACGACGTGGATGTTCATTTCAAATTTGAAAGCCCCACCCAGGTGCGCGTCTTCGATATTCTTTTTATGCATAATTAG
- a CDS encoding isopenicillin N synthase family dioxygenase encodes MRTLETASHSENSTLRKVPTLSLASYTKGTAGERSEFIGKLFTGLKEYGFIILKDHNVQAADLHKAYDILKNFYALPTEVKKSYISPKAGFQRGYTPFGQEHAKDSPVMDLKEFWHVGRELSEGNPLKAVYPANVWPSELPEFQSHFSKLYAALEEAGDVMLEALTMPLEVEKDFFAKMTKDGNSILRLLHYPPIPEGVDPRCVRAAAHEDINFITILPAATASGLQLKDRDGTWLDIDSEPDTLIVDVGDMLARLTNDVLPSTTHRVINPQDGTNQSRYSMPFFMHPHPEAMLSCLPSCKGTGAKYADITGQDFLMQRLREIGLLK; translated from the coding sequence GTGAGAACACTGGAAACTGCTTCTCATTCTGAAAACAGCACTCTTCGTAAAGTGCCAACATTGAGCCTTGCAAGTTACACCAAAGGGACTGCCGGCGAACGCTCAGAGTTCATCGGCAAACTTTTCACTGGTCTGAAAGAATATGGTTTCATCATTCTGAAAGATCACAACGTCCAAGCCGCAGATCTGCACAAAGCTTACGACATCCTTAAAAACTTCTACGCACTTCCGACAGAAGTTAAAAAATCCTATATCTCTCCAAAAGCCGGCTTCCAGCGCGGTTACACTCCATTCGGTCAGGAACATGCCAAAGATTCCCCGGTGATGGACTTGAAAGAGTTCTGGCACGTGGGCCGTGAGCTTTCTGAAGGCAACCCCTTGAAGGCTGTTTACCCTGCAAACGTATGGCCGTCTGAATTGCCGGAATTCCAGTCCCATTTCTCCAAGTTGTATGCAGCTTTGGAAGAAGCGGGCGATGTGATGCTGGAAGCGTTGACCATGCCTTTGGAAGTTGAAAAAGATTTCTTTGCCAAGATGACCAAAGATGGAAACTCCATCCTGAGACTTTTGCACTACCCACCAATTCCTGAGGGTGTGGATCCTCGTTGTGTTCGCGCGGCGGCTCACGAAGACATCAACTTCATTACAATTCTTCCAGCTGCAACCGCTTCCGGTCTGCAATTGAAAGATCGTGATGGCACTTGGTTGGATATCGACTCTGAGCCAGACACTTTGATCGTGGACGTGGGCGACATGCTGGCTCGTCTGACGAATGACGTTTTGCCAAGCACTACCCACCGTGTGATCAATCCACAGGATGGTACAAATCAAAGCCGTTATTCCATGCCGTTCTTCATGCACCCGCATCCGGAGGCAATGCTAAGCTGCTTGCCATCTTGTAAAGGGACAGGTGCGAAGTACGCTGATATTACTGGACAGGATTTCTTGATGCAGCGACTGCGCGAGATTGGTCTGTTAAAGTAA
- a CDS encoding VOC family protein yields the protein METNELHRGRLIDHLQLVVKDLDKTKRFYSAVFETLGIPMGGEGPGFFWCDELFISSADSPASAGKLTGRTHLAFQAKDRDMVKKFYEVALQSGGQDNGAPGERPYHPGYYAAFVLDPDGNNIEAVFHGPAKKSAESVKITF from the coding sequence ATGGAAACAAATGAACTGCATCGAGGGCGTCTGATTGATCACTTGCAGCTGGTGGTGAAGGATTTGGATAAAACGAAAAGGTTTTATTCTGCGGTTTTTGAGACTCTGGGCATTCCGATGGGTGGTGAAGGCCCTGGATTTTTCTGGTGTGATGAGTTGTTTATTTCCTCTGCCGACAGTCCGGCCAGCGCAGGCAAGCTGACTGGCAGAACGCATCTGGCGTTTCAGGCCAAGGATCGCGACATGGTGAAAAAGTTCTACGAAGTGGCGCTGCAATCCGGCGGCCAGGATAACGGTGCGCCGGGCGAGCGTCCTTACCACCCGGGTTATTATGCGGCCTTTGTGCTGGATCCAGACGGAAACAACATCGAAGCGGTCTTCCATGGTCCGGCGAAAAAGTCGGCGGAGTCGGTGAAGATCACCTTCTAA
- a CDS encoding valine--tRNA ligase, with amino-acid sequence MSEQLSDRYNPADVESRTYEWWEKNGYFKAQDQSTKPPFSIILPPPNVTGFLHMGHALDHTIQDMMIRWKRMNGYNTMWLPGTDHAGIATQSVVERELKKDGVTRHDLGREKFVEKVWDWKHQYGNRIYGQMRRLGDSCDWDRAVFTLDEGVSKAVRKVFVSLHKKGLIYRGQRLVNWSGPLETAISDLEVEHKQIKGSLYHVKYPLEDGSGFLVVATTRPETMLGDSAVCVHPEDERYKHLIGKNVLLPLTNRKIKIIADTYVDKEFGSGVVKITPAHDFNDYKIGKTHNLEFINILTKKAEINENGGVYAGLKVQEARKRILEDLKAQDLLEKEEPHVHSVGHCSRSGAVVEPYLSEQWFVKMEALAVPAKRVAENGTIRFEPESWTKVYLHWLNNIEDWCISRQLWWGHRIPVWYCEDCNHQTVAETDVTACEKCGSTKLHQDDDVLDTWFSSALWPFSTMGWPNETETLKTFYPTSYLVTGHDIIFFWVARMIMMGLEFQRDVPFRTVYIHGLVRDSQGRKMSKSLGNSIDPVEMIEKHGADALRFTFAAHLYSGKDFKFSEQRLEGYRNFMNKVWNAARFALSNLSDFKAPTEGVKALPNKVHISVFDQWIITKLEEVTKTVEEAMEQERFSDASTALYQFIWNQFCDWYIEFTKPILNGNNAEEKAATQLVIAQVLNRIMRLLHPFAPFISEEIYQKLPIKGTACIVDQYPNARNDKEFLSLGSAQAALEIDIVKEVITAIRNIRGENRISPAVKLNVRLGVTNDQTQKILGNNRTALMTMGRLENMEIGPEGDMMKCAVAPVVVKDASVKVIIPLEGLVDFDEEVKRINKSIEKLTRDIGMLSGKLSNEKFVANADEEVVAADRALLAQSKVQLDSLRDALTRFQ; translated from the coding sequence ATGTCAGAACAGTTATCAGATCGTTATAATCCCGCAGATGTTGAATCGCGCACGTATGAATGGTGGGAAAAGAACGGGTACTTCAAAGCCCAGGATCAATCCACAAAACCTCCATTCTCCATCATCCTTCCGCCTCCGAACGTCACGGGATTCCTGCACATGGGTCACGCTTTGGATCACACGATTCAGGACATGATGATCCGCTGGAAAAGAATGAACGGCTACAACACCATGTGGTTGCCGGGTACAGATCACGCCGGTATCGCCACTCAATCCGTGGTCGAGCGTGAATTGAAAAAAGACGGTGTCACCCGTCATGATCTGGGTCGCGAAAAATTCGTGGAGAAAGTTTGGGACTGGAAACACCAGTACGGAAACCGCATCTATGGACAAATGCGCCGCCTTGGTGATTCCTGTGACTGGGATCGCGCGGTGTTCACTTTGGACGAAGGTGTTTCCAAAGCCGTTCGGAAAGTGTTCGTATCCCTTCACAAAAAAGGCCTGATCTATCGTGGTCAGCGCCTGGTGAACTGGTCCGGTCCTCTGGAAACAGCGATCTCCGACCTGGAAGTTGAACACAAGCAGATCAAAGGCTCTTTGTATCACGTGAAGTACCCTCTGGAAGACGGTTCCGGCTTCCTGGTTGTGGCGACGACTCGTCCAGAAACCATGCTGGGTGACTCGGCTGTGTGCGTGCATCCAGAAGATGAACGCTACAAGCACCTGATCGGCAAAAACGTTCTGCTGCCTCTGACCAACAGAAAGATCAAGATCATTGCTGACACTTACGTGGACAAAGAATTCGGTTCTGGCGTGGTGAAGATCACTCCGGCGCACGACTTCAATGACTACAAGATCGGGAAAACCCACAATCTTGAGTTCATCAACATCCTGACGAAAAAAGCCGAGATCAACGAAAACGGCGGCGTTTATGCCGGCTTGAAAGTTCAAGAGGCGCGCAAGCGCATCCTGGAAGACCTGAAAGCCCAGGACCTTCTGGAAAAAGAAGAACCCCACGTTCACTCTGTTGGTCACTGCTCGCGCTCGGGTGCGGTGGTGGAGCCTTACCTTTCTGAACAGTGGTTTGTGAAAATGGAAGCTTTGGCCGTTCCGGCAAAACGTGTTGCTGAAAACGGCACGATCCGCTTTGAACCGGAATCTTGGACAAAAGTTTACCTGCATTGGCTGAACAACATCGAAGACTGGTGTATTTCCCGCCAATTGTGGTGGGGTCACCGCATTCCGGTTTGGTACTGTGAAGACTGCAACCATCAAACAGTGGCTGAAACAGATGTCACAGCCTGTGAAAAGTGCGGCAGCACAAAACTTCACCAGGACGACGACGTTCTGGACACATGGTTCAGTTCCGCTTTGTGGCCGTTCTCCACAATGGGCTGGCCAAATGAAACGGAAACCCTGAAAACATTCTACCCAACCAGTTATCTGGTGACTGGTCACGATATCATCTTCTTCTGGGTGGCTCGTATGATCATGATGGGTCTTGAGTTCCAAAGAGACGTTCCATTCCGCACGGTTTACATCCACGGCCTGGTGCGCGACTCTCAAGGTCGCAAGATGTCCAAGTCTTTGGGCAACTCCATTGACCCGGTTGAAATGATTGAAAAACACGGTGCCGATGCCTTGCGCTTCACCTTTGCGGCGCACTTGTACTCGGGGAAAGACTTCAAGTTCAGCGAACAGCGTCTTGAGGGCTACCGTAACTTCATGAATAAAGTCTGGAACGCGGCTCGTTTCGCGCTTTCCAACCTGTCTGACTTCAAGGCTCCGACTGAAGGCGTGAAGGCTTTGCCTAACAAAGTCCACATCAGCGTCTTTGACCAGTGGATCATCACCAAACTTGAGGAAGTGACCAAAACTGTTGAAGAAGCCATGGAACAGGAAAGATTCTCTGATGCCTCCACAGCTCTGTACCAGTTCATCTGGAATCAGTTCTGTGACTGGTACATCGAGTTCACGAAACCAATCCTGAACGGCAACAACGCGGAAGAAAAAGCCGCCACCCAGCTGGTGATTGCTCAGGTTCTGAACCGTATCATGCGCCTGCTGCACCCGTTTGCTCCGTTTATCTCTGAAGAGATTTACCAGAAGCTTCCGATCAAAGGCACCGCGTGTATCGTGGATCAGTACCCGAACGCCCGTAACGACAAAGAGTTCCTAAGCCTGGGTTCTGCCCAAGCCGCTTTGGAAATCGACATCGTCAAGGAAGTGATCACGGCGATCCGCAATATCCGTGGTGAAAACCGCATCAGCCCGGCCGTCAAACTGAACGTGCGCCTGGGTGTGACGAACGATCAGACGCAAAAGATCCTTGGCAACAACCGCACGGCCTTGATGACCATGGGTCGTCTGGAAAACATGGAAATCGGACCTGAAGGCGACATGATGAAGTGTGCCGTGGCTCCGGTGGTGGTGAAAGACGCCAGCGTGAAAGTGATCATCCCGCTGGAAGGTCTGGTGGACTTCGACGAGGAAGTAAAACGTATCAACAAGTCGATTGAAAAACTGACTCGCGATATCGGCATGCTTTCCGGCAAGCTTTCCAATGAAAAGTTTGTCGCCAATGCGGATGAAGAAGTTGTCGCCGCGGACCGTGCCCTGCTGGCACAGTCCAAGGTTCAGCTGGATTCATTGCGTGATGCTTTGACCCGCTTCCAGTAA
- a CDS encoding porin, translated as MKKFLIAALATTTMTSAAQAGTLNLDLRADYNSTTYDESSQPDVSKFYFKTGRLDYMGKATEDLSFRVRLAFNKSATQLVDSAQTAVEYAFLTHKMSDVFALSVGRFNTEFGGFEGATSGADLYLTSQFYTGRGPDGALGGANLGTSDLLYMTGAKGTFTFGGHNVYVMATNESETLAGPTATQNTMMMGAVWRGAWTEDKALMTNLSYHTLNGPADGDKHQFMTAGVMWNAKPAMVSVDYLMSEAKLDAGEKDTVTSIVAKFAYTGWEQWTPRLEFQTSEEKLEIGGEETNKFIGYGAVLEYKPYTDTNFRYHLAYANVKEEPEAGDDITSQEVVLGARLMADFLK; from the coding sequence ATGAAAAAGTTTTTGATTGCAGCTCTTGCTACAACAACGATGACTTCTGCAGCTCAGGCCGGAACTTTGAATTTGGACCTGCGTGCAGACTACAACTCAACCACCTACGACGAGTCTTCCCAACCGGACGTCTCCAAGTTCTATTTCAAGACGGGCCGCTTGGATTATATGGGTAAAGCGACGGAAGATCTTTCTTTCCGTGTTCGCTTGGCCTTCAATAAATCAGCAACCCAGCTTGTAGATAGCGCCCAAACCGCTGTCGAATACGCGTTCCTGACACACAAAATGTCCGACGTGTTTGCTTTGTCCGTAGGTCGCTTCAACACTGAATTCGGTGGCTTCGAAGGCGCAACCAGCGGCGCAGACTTGTACCTGACTTCCCAGTTCTACACAGGCCGTGGACCGGATGGAGCTCTTGGTGGTGCGAATCTGGGCACTTCTGATCTTCTATATATGACTGGTGCCAAAGGGACTTTCACTTTCGGTGGCCACAACGTCTACGTCATGGCAACAAACGAATCCGAGACTTTGGCGGGCCCAACTGCAACTCAAAACACTATGATGATGGGTGCAGTTTGGAGAGGCGCTTGGACAGAAGACAAAGCCTTGATGACAAACCTTTCTTACCACACCCTGAACGGTCCTGCGGATGGCGACAAACACCAGTTCATGACTGCAGGTGTGATGTGGAATGCAAAACCAGCGATGGTTTCGGTAGACTACCTGATGTCTGAAGCAAAATTGGATGCTGGCGAGAAAGACACTGTGACTTCCATCGTGGCGAAATTCGCTTACACTGGTTGGGAACAGTGGACTCCACGTCTTGAGTTCCAGACTTCTGAAGAGAAACTGGAAATCGGCGGCGAAGAAACCAACAAATTCATCGGTTACGGTGCGGTTCTTGAGTACAAACCATACACTGACACCAACTTCCGCTACCACCTTGCTTACGCAAACGTGAAGGAAGAACCAGAAGCTGGCGACGACATCACAAGCCAGGAAGTAGTTTTGGGTGCCCGCTTGATGGCGGACTTCCTAAAATAA
- a CDS encoding rhodanese-like domain-containing protein, with amino-acid sequence MDFNSIGYFQFDNLIQTRTPFLLLILDNVDLNDWYKSVTKMHLDNISLPSTPEGALEAVKGKNLPPHFAVVVLDRDENTAPKVAAMLEQAGFINSFYVKGGLEGLLIERQQ; translated from the coding sequence ATGGACTTTAATTCAATCGGCTATTTCCAGTTCGACAATCTGATTCAAACCCGCACTCCTTTTCTTCTGTTGATTTTGGACAACGTGGATCTGAATGACTGGTACAAGAGCGTGACCAAAATGCACTTGGATAACATCAGTCTGCCATCCACCCCCGAGGGGGCGTTGGAGGCGGTGAAGGGAAAGAACCTTCCTCCCCACTTTGCCGTCGTTGTTTTGGATCGCGACGAAAACACCGCCCCGAAGGTTGCGGCCATGTTAGAACAAGCCGGATTCATCAACAGTTTCTATGTTAAAGGTGGCCTTGAGGGCCTCTTGATTGAACGCCAACAATAA